The genome window CTAACATGTTCTACAATAGAAAGCTACAGTTAGCGCTGAGAATTTTATCTATTACAAAATTGACTTGATATATGAGAAGCAAAATTGAAATTACCCCATTATTGGAGGACCAAAAGTGTAGTTTGGCACTTTGGccttcatttttccttttttttttttttaaaaaaaaaatttactaatcaCTTTGACATACATAAGTTTTGAAATGAAGTAGGAAATCAAAGCCCATCAAGGtagtttttgttctctcttcctACAATAATATGcgctaatctatatatatataaaaccgaagcttttgaagttcccacaatttttcacgtcagcacaatattaaaaaaaaaaaaaaaacttttaagactaaaaaataaCCGGCATTATCAAactggcaaaaaaaaaaacacccaaaaatttcaaaccggcaaaaaaaaacaccccaaaatttcaaaccggcattatcaaaaaggaaaaaaaaaaacacccaaaaatttcaaactgacattatcaaaaaggaaaaaaaaaaacacccaaaaatttcaaaccggcattatcaaaaaggaaaaaaaaaaacacccaaaaataatatatttgccTTGAATCCTAACTAAAGCTATAAGAcagtttaaatattttttgacacAGCTTACGTAAATAAATatagtatttaatttttaaaaactatctTTCTCtctgataaataaataaattttttcacccacactcTCTCTTCATCGCCGTAGACATggtctcctttttatttttgccgGTGATAATCAAAAAAGGTAACCGGTCGGCCTCAGAGGTAGGGCGTCGGTCAAGCTCACAATTTTAAtactctgtctctgtctctgtctctgtgaATGTGTATGAAGATCTGATCCCTTTCAAATGGTATGTATTGTTGCTGCTCAcgcaattttctttttctccgtCTCTGTgtgtttgttattattattccttaggaaattttttaagtCTTTGACTATATGTGAAGATTGGgacattaaatttaattataaataaaataaaaagttgataGATGCTTatatctcaacaaaaaaaaaaaaaaaaaaatctgtcttTTGTTTTAATCAAAGATCTCTGTTTTAGCTCACACCACAACATGACCATGACCATGCTAAAAAGGTAACCTTTGCAGCAAACTTTTCGAAAGAGCTTTACTGTTACTTGTACAGAGAAATTgggcatgattttttttttttttttttgagaaggaaattgGGCATGATTTGATTGTAGTAGTATTGTGTTTATTGTTCACTACGTCCTGCTACTGCCTGTttaatatattcattttattcTTGATTTTGGTATAAACATATTAATTGAAGGAGATGGTGattgtacaaaatttcaaaaacttatcaattgaagaagatggtgattgtacaaaatttcaaaaacttgatgtTCAAACCAATGTGTAACTTACACCAACATCTGTACTTAAGGAAAACAGAAGGGCATATTCAGGGACTACTACAAaccaacaaaggaagaagatacaaaaaacactttaaagttgtctttcaacctctaagattttctatgcacaatttggttttaatgaatttgtgatTTTAATACTAAAGACGTATTggaacaaaggaaatttttttgcttttatgcacaatttggttttaaattgaaacaaagaggaattaaactcttatatttagttatttgaggatttttttttttactatagcGTTAATTGTTTGTCTATATACatttaatttctaaatattGTAGTGTTCAATATTGTTTGAATTGTAACTTatcatgtataaataatttattttgaattttaagtaattaatatttgcaTTGGTATGTTGTTGAGATTCAATAGTTGTGTCTTTAAAATCAAGAGGAACTGAAAAACAATATCTAAACTTCAacgttttttaaatataatgaatgcattGAATATTTAATAGAAGgcaggaaataaatgaaattaaaaaataagaacgtGCTACTAGAGAATTGATGTTCAATTCCAACAGCTAATGTCAaatcatttggaaaaaattggtagctttcccgtgcatcgcacgggttagcgactagttgaAATAATGTCTGTTAATGTAGTCGCTATTTATTGACTCATTacaataaatttctttattgaTGAGCCAAACCCCTAATCCTCAACACTCGACTCGCAAGAGAAATGGTATGGCACCAGGGCTCTCCAGCTCGAGCAACTAAGGGCTGGGCCTGGGAATATAAGGGACATGACTCTATGGGAAAGAAGTTCAACTGAAGCCCAACATAGCTAGGGTCAAGCCCAGAAGGAAATAATGCTGCACTAGGCAATAGTGAGCACTCCAAAACTCAAGTCAACTGCAAATTagagaaaatgaagagagaaaattgagagTTACCGCCTACCTccttcacagagagagagagagagagagagagggggggggggggggggaggctACTTTCGGCTAATGGGACAATTtgatgggatgagataggccagcCACAGCAAGTGCAGCCTGTGATTGTCTCCGACCAGTCTATTACATACGATCTTAGGCTAGTCTTAATAGGATTGAAATTCAGTGCAATAGTAATATGCTATTGCACCGTGTAATTAACTATAAGTGTGTGAAAgagaagttaaaaaataaagtgtaaaagtgaaatggtaaaaatttaaatgttaaaaacttttttattcaaaaactgAGATTAAAAATGACTTTTGtaacttttaatctcaaccaTTGATTTTCTATTGCATGGTACAATAACCCTAGCTATTGCACCGGATCTCAATTCGTCCTGTTTCAGATGAATTTCCTCTTATATACCCCTATGTTTATTTGGGTGCATCCCACAGTAAGTTTTCTAAAAGTGGCAGGTCAAAAGACACTggcacacaaaaacaaaagcgATCAAAGAGGGTGGTCCTTGATCTCCTTGGAGAATATTTTTTTACCCTACtaggacccaaaaaaaaaaaaatcaacttggACTTCAGTTAGAAGCTGAGTTAGATGAAGTAATTGAAACTGATTTGCTAGGCATGTAGTTTATTCGGGCCTGGCCCTTCACAACCCCGGGCCTAATAGGtaaattagtttgatttttttaaccattttcACATAGGTTCTTActccaaaatgaaaaaaaaaaaaaaaaaaaaaaaaaacacgcatTCATTTATCCTTCACAagcaaaatctcaaattttttactttacCAATTTGTGTTATCTTTCCACATTTTTATCTGAGATGTGAACTCGCCACTACCTCTTCCCAGTGCTCCaaatgttacaaattttttgtacAAGCATCTCTTATACAATATTGATGACAAAACTTAAAACACTTGAAAACACTACATTTACAATTCTAAATTTGTAAGCACAGCATAGAAGTGTATTTTGTTTACATAGCAGCATATAAGTATTGTTTTGTGGAGGCCAGATCGCTGTAAACTATAACCGTTGAATCTGTGTAGACAATTTCAGCATCCTGAAGTGTAAAACCATGAAGGATTGGCAGAGGAAATCCTTTTCTTAGGTGTAAGTTCACATATGGCAAGAAAACGGTTTTCAGGATAGTTGACATTACTGGCTGCAAAGATCAACATTTAATGAGATTTATAGCAAGAAAGTAATGTCCATTTATTCGATTAAGAGAATGCAATAAACAAGAGGAACTAAATTGATTGTTGTCTCAAATACTTTTATCTTACAATAAACATGACATTCACAGTATAATTtggtaaatataaaaaataaaagtttccCAGAACCTATTTTAAACCTCCTTTCCCCCACCCGGGCCATGGGTGCAGAAGTGCTCACAAGGGATTATTACTGAATGAACAGCTAAGACTAATGAGATCCAGAACTATGCATCTTTTAGCTCACTGACTCAGACTCCTAGATCACCATGTCCATCACTCTCTGAATATTTATGGTGCttgatataaatataaatagtcAGAGTTTCTGTGCCACTAGGAAGTATGtctaaatgattaaaaaaaaaaacaagaacagCAACAACACTAACCGAACTGTCAACTTCAGAAACTTGTAACCGCCATGCACCCTTGGCGTGATGGTCACTTCGCAAATACAAGTTCTTATAGGGTGGGGGTAGGGGGGGTAAGGGCCGGAGTTCAAGTTTCCAGGAGAGAGATTCATACACATACACTTagttaggttagagtagaatttctatctcagataaaataataaattatataaataaacttctaaagaaaattttggtcaCTTTTTGGCTTTCTATTTCTCTTCAATTCCTAACAACAATATGTTTGATCTGACAGAGACCAAGATGGCACTAACCTGAAGAAGATGCATCTGCAAGTCACCAATCTCACTCCACTTCAAGTACATAGAGAAGTCTTTCAATCTGACACTACCAGCTAAATTATTCCTCAAGATTTCTGCAGAGCCCGATGTACTTATCTCCTGCACCAACAAATAGCACACACTGATTCTCATGAAGCACATATTGATATGTCCAATTGTCAACTTTCAGATATGATGTGAAATGGTGATTCTAattatacataataaaaaagagacttagaaaatgagagaagaaaaggaggaaagaaTCAAATAAAGGTAAGGAAACTGTAGTGCATAAAAATTTACAACTTCTTCAAACAGATATTTCAAACAAGTTTACCAATGAGATGCAAGCAGCTGGTATAACTTCATCAGAATCGATAACATCAATTGTCACATCTAAGTTAACAAAAGCATTGATGTCATCCTTTGCAACTTTTATGATTGGTGGAGAAGAGACAGAAATATTAAGATTCATGTCATCATTTGGATACTTCTCATACAGTTGAGGAACAATGTATCTCCATCCAGCAGTGTTCAAAATGGACTGATCCGTTACGTTGTCAAAAATCCAGTGCATATAATCTTCCTGACCACAAAAGACACATAAGTTCAGGTGTCCAACTTCATTGCAtcacagaaaataaaaattttcaacttgGGGATGTCCATTGCAAGTCAGTGCCCAGGCAACTGTTTCAATCCAGTATATGACACTTCGGTGATACTGAGAAAAAGCCAGAGCCAGTTCAAGTAACATGTCCCATCTTGACAATGTAAAAAATGCAACACAGTTTTATAGcttgatattttcaaaataccaTATTGGCACTGTTAAAAGAGCAAAAGAAATCCTTTCAACTACACCTGAATAATGAGTTAGAAAGCAAAGAGTTGACAGTGAAAGAACTTACATCAAAGTAAACTAATGATATAGAATTAAAAAACGTTTCTTGTAATGAGATCTGGATCATCTTAGCAGGACTGCTGCAGGAAGAAGAACCCTTCCATCCTTTATGGTTATAGTTTGAAACTACAAATGCATCCTTTGCGGTTACTAGACCATTAATCTCAAATTCAATGGAAGTATTACTCATCACAGGATTGTCCACAAAAGTAACATTTAAAACAGCAATGCTGTATACTGGGACTTGTTTTGGAATTGATTGCAATGAGGAGTCAAGCTTTATTATCCCTTCtctgattttcttggaaatAGCATTTTCAACTGCAGTTGCTATTTTCTTTTCGAAAGCATCCACCACCCTGGAGTAAAAGTAAAGGAGTTTAAGTGCATAAGTAGTTAATCTTTTAAATTAGTAAGACACATTAGAACATGGAATGCAGACTCAGACAGAGAGAATAATAGAGATTAAtgtaataaacaaacaaaatatgaTGTGTATTATCAATTAAATGAGGTGTTTTGAAGTTAGTATGATTAAAGTGGGAAGGGATCTCTACTTCTATATGACATGTTTAACTTGAGCTTCCTTAAAGTAAgctcattttttttgttttgggggggggtgtTTGAAAAAGTAAGCACTTACATAATAGTAAATACAACTATAAATGCCAGTAACACGATGAAACTACTTTAGGGCAGATATTCTAACCAAGAGAGGTTGACAAATTATCAACTTTACATTTACAGAATGAGCAGGCTAGGAAATCACATGAACACTGATAAGTTGATGATTTAGTACCACCCACTTCCAGTCTTGTACTTTTGGCTCTCCAGTTAAAACCGGTTCCCAAAAGAAATCTTGTGTGCTGGATTGAAATTAAGTTAAGGTTTGAAACTGAACAAGAGAAATAAAAGGGAAGCTTCTAACAATATATTCCTATGGTCTACATGTTAGAAGTAtgtagttaaatgattaaatttaccatatctcaatagtttaaacttttggataTGGTAAAtataatcatttaaccacaaaCTTCTACCACTACAATGCTAGTACCTCCAACTGAAGCAACTTCACACTTGAAACCACTTACATATCTATAATATCTATGTAGCTATCAAACTTCCCccataaatgaaaataatctGATGGAAATCataacaaataattgaaaaataaaaaatatgttgacCAAAGAAGAGAAGCAAATCTGAATTTGAATCTAAGTTGATGCTCCACcacaagaaaaataaaccttCTTGCTAGAACAGAGGGAACTGAATGCTTATCGGTAGAACTAGATTATATAGGAAGATTGTGTACCCTTGGTAAAGCCAAGATGCTCCACCATTCACCTTTATTGAGATATATTTCACATGACATCCACATTCTAGCACAGAGAGCTTAAGATTTCCTTCTTGGTTCTTCAGAGATGCAGTTACCCCTACTTCCATACCTTCAACCTTCACAGAAACAGCACTGCTTAATGAGAAAGTAAAGTTCAAGTTAAAAACTCCCTGGACACTTTTTGCTAAGAACAGAGTATTCTTACAGGTTTCATTTCATGTCAGCTACTAAacagatttgtttttataattcgCCCTTACATTATTTGccattttctttcatctttgaaATCATCTCCTCATTTGgcatttaagaattttttttcatcttatttAGTATATCCACCTAATGCTTTGATTGTTAAAGATGCTTGTTTGAAATTAATATGTTAGTCATCAAGATATTTATTTTGTGACAGTAAGGCTTAAATGAACAGACATGATGACATATTAAGATTATTTGCAGATTACTGATCATTGAACCCCTTCATCACATATATTTTGGTAACTTGcagaacaaaaacaacaacagtcaagccttagtcccaaaattttaaggtcAGCTATGGATGCTCCACAAACTAATGAGGGATTTTTAGTTACTTGCAGAAATCCTATATAATTTGTTTGGTTTCAGGTGAAATAGGACCAGCAATAAGACTGGAACTTGAAACATAGTGGCAATAAGCACTTTACCCCTACACAGCCCACTCCTTTTGAGGTAAACAGACTCCAAATACTATGACAAAGGCaaaccaataaaagaaaaactacataTCTACCATAGCTCAACAATATACCTATTTATTTACTACAATTAGTGCAAAAGTTGAATGAAAAACCTGAACAGATGCATCCCCATCATCTGTAATTGCAATTGGCACCAACCAAGTACGGTAAGAATACAGCCAATTCATGCTCAAATTTGCAGTGGCACCTGAAGCAACTAAGACAATACCTGTCTCTCCAGTATTAACATATGAGGAAGCAATATCAACatgaaaaattgtaatatttgaaAGAAGCATATAGACTTTGCCAACAAGTGGGATTTTCACAAACTTCTCAATATCAGGCAGTTGAAGGGGAATAATGGAGGAAATAGCCTTGTCTATGAGCACATCCTTGGCAAAATCAAGACCCTTTTCTGATATGGTCACAGAAATGAAGCCTTCATCGTTGGATTGAATTTGGGTACTGGTAGGAgtgaataaaaatgataaaactatCAACAAAATAATGGGTGCCATTAATAGGAGAACTCAGAAGAGAAGTTGCTCAAAGAATGATCAAAGACCCtgttttttctgtttgttttggtttttggttttcaagAATTTCATATGAAAGTCAACACTCAAattacacaatatttttcaaataggAGCTAAAACGGCCACCATGTTTTTCTGATCTTCTTGTGTTGAAGCAACAGGTGGAAATTTTAGGGGTTGTGTGTTGAAGTTATGGTTGGTTGaagtttttggagttttcttcATTAATTTTAGTTTGGTTGGGTGGATTTTAAGAATAGAATTTGTATAAGATACTGTGGTTGCTTGACAACAAGAACCACGCGTATCTGCGTCGCGTTGTAGAGCAACATATGTTACAAAGGGAAGAGTGGTGCTACATTGCTACGTCTGCTACAAATACAAATGGATCCACCCCGAAATAAATCTTGAAAAATGATTAGATAGAACAGCTACgtagttctctctcttttcatctCATTACAGTTTAATTAGTTAAACCTAGTATCTTGACACTCAGTGGTGtgtttttatattaaaacttttttttttcctcttgtgtaggtttgtttcttaaaaaaaatgaaaaaattacatCCTTACACTTTCAAaatatttgttaaattaatatttactCATAAATCTTATAATTACATTACAATTCTTTAACACAAGACAAGAGCGAGATTTTAGGAATGTTATAATTTAATGCATAAACTTTATAATAAGAGTAATGATAGAAATACACACATTTttacataaagttttacaaattgttgatgtaatgagtggttattagtaaatgaaaaaaatgacgTTAATGACTTAATGGTAAGCctaaatgaaaatcaataagaagTTGGACacattaacaatttgtaaaaatgttataaaataatttgtaacttaGCCTTACTTGTACAataatatttatcaatttttaaaaacaaaataaaaagtaatttgaagttttatttattaggaGTATGGCATGACATTATAGGACTGTAAATGAACCCAATTGTTTATGAACATTTGAGCTCAGGTCGacaaaaatcttgtttttgttcatctatatttatatctatatatatctaaacgCTATAATATAGCAATTTTAATTACTACGCTTTTGTTACGTCATATCAATAGTCACATCATTCACCtattttcaacaatttcttttATCTTATAATTACACTTCCTCCAACATTTCCCCCtcacttttccctttttatcTTCCTAATAATTTATATCTTAATGTTGTAGTTCCTCTATCCCTTTCCATCTTCCTTTATGTTCGCTCTTCTTCtctccattttatttattaaaaaaaaaatttattttattttttcattcagtCCATGTTTTTCCCATACAAAAAGgtaaatactctctctctctctctctctctctatatatatatatatatatttttttttttttccctttttcttgaggatttttaattatttattgcaTCTTTACTtaagttgatgaatttttgtgttgaattctactttgggttgatacgatttagttgtgttttaatttgttatatatatttttattttattatctttaatTGATAGAAGTATATAATGatatattgtaattttattacatGGGGTagcatgacttggataattgTGTTTACAATTATACATTTTAAAGTTAATTTTTAGATACTTTGAAAgtgagaatttgagtttatagtAAAATACGATCATGTCTATGTTTGAATGTGactttcaattatttgagtaatattaatTCTAAAATTGTGATGAGATTTAATTATAACGGTAATCTCTTTACAAGAgtaagaaatttgaataattaatttgaatttgtatccaaaaaaagaagaagaaaagataacACATATTCATGTATCGTATGGGTCAGCAACTAATTTATTTAGTAGACAACCCAAGTTTAAACCCAACTTTATGCTCAATTATTAAATGAGTCaaactcaaacataataatgaGTTTGTAAACAAATTCATAAATATGAGTGCTcaaattatctatatataatagtgtgtgtgtatatatatatttatttataagtgtCTTTGTCTaaaagtatatttatatatacttgaAATTGGGTTGTATAAGGGTTCATTTGGGAgcaacttatttagctgaaacggaaattttttttattgaaaatactgtGAAGAAAAGTTAAAAGATAACTAAATAGTACTATGAACTTGATTATATAGGAAGATTGCGTACCCTTGGTAAAGCCAAGATGCTCCACCATTCACCTTTATTGAGATATATTTCACATGACATCCACATTCTAGCACAGAGAGCTTAAGATTTCCTTCTTGGTTCTTCAGAGATGCAGTTACCCCTACTTCCATACCTTCAACCTTCACAGAAACAGCACTGCTTAATGAGAAAGTAAAGTTCAAGTTAAAAACTCCCTGGGCACTTTTTGCTAAGAACAGAGTATTCTTACAGGTTTCATTTCATGTCAGCTACTAAacagatttgtttttataattcgCCCTTACATTGTTTAccattttctttcatctttgaaATCATCTCCTCATTTGGCATTTAAGAATTTTGTTTCATCTTATTTAGTATATCCACCTaattctttgattgttaaagATGTTTGTTTGAGATTAATATGTTAGTCATCAAGATATTTATTTTGTGACAGTAAGGCTTAAATGAACAGACATGATGACATATTAAGATTATTTGCAGATTGCTGATCATTGAACCCCTTCATCACATATATTTTGGTAACTTAcagaacaaaaacaacaacagtcaagccttagtcccaaaattttaggGTCAGCTATGGATGCTCCCCAAACTAATGAGGGATTTTTAGTTACTTGCAGAAATCCTATATAATTTGTTTGGTTTCAGGTGAAATAGGACCAGCAATAAAACTGGAACTTGAAACATAGTGGCAATAAGCACTTTACCCCTACACAGCCCACTCCTTTTGAGGTAAACAGACTCCAAATACTATGACAAAGGCAAACcaatagaagaaaaactacataTCTACCATAGCTCAACAATATACCTATCTATTTACTACAATTAGtgcaaaagttaaaatgaaaaacctGGCTGTATACCTGAACAGATGCATCCCCATCATCTGTAATTGCAATTGGCACCAACCAAGTACGGAAAGAATACTGCCAACTCATGCTCAAATTTGCAGTGGCACCTGAAGCAACTAAGACAATACCTGTCTCTCCAGTATTAACATATGAGGAAGCAATATCAACatgaaaaattgtaatatttgaaAGAAGCATATAGACTTTGCCAACAAGTGGGATTTTCACAAACTTCTCAATATCAAGCAGTTGAAGGGGAATAATGGAGGAAATAGCCTTGTCTATGAGCACATCCTTGGCAAAATCAAGACCCTTTTCTGATATGGTCACAGAAATGAAGCCCTCCTCATTGGATTGAATTTGGGTACTGGTAGGAGTGAATAAAGATGACAAAACTATCAACAAAATAATGGGTGCCATTAATAGGAGAACTCTGAAGAGAAGTTGCTCAAAGAATAATCAAAGACCCtgttttttctgtttgttttggtttttggttttcaagAATTTCATACGAAAGTCAACACTCAAATtgcacaatatttttcaaataagtgCTAAACCGGCCACCATGTTTTTCTGATCTTCTTGTGTTGAAGCAACAGGTGGAAATTTTAGGGGTTCCGTTGGAGTTATGGTTGGTTGaagtttttggagttttcttcATTAATTTTAGTTTGGTTGGGTGGATTTTTAGAATAGAATTTGTACAAGATACTGTGGCTGCTTGACAACAAGAACCACGCGTATCTGCCGCGCGTTGTAGAGCAACATATGTTACGAAGAGAAGAGTGGTGCTACATTGCTACGTCTGCTACAAATACAAATGGATCCACCCCGTAATAAATCTTGAAAAATGATTAGATAGAACAGCTACgtggttctctctcttttcatctCATTACAGTTTAATTAGTTAAACGTAGTATCTTGATACTCAGTGGTgtgtttttatattaattttttttttttctcttgtgtaggtttgtttcttaagaaaaaaaattacatccttacactttcaaaatatttgttaaattaatatttactCATAAATCTTATAATTACATTACAATTCTTTAACACAAGACAAGAGCGAGATTTTAGGAATGTCATAATTTAATGCATAAACTTTAtaataagagtaatgctagaaatacaaacatttttacaaaaaagttttacaaattgttgatgtaatgagtggttattggtaaatgaaaaaaatgatgttaatggTAAG of Quercus lobata isolate SW786 chromosome 8, ValleyOak3.0 Primary Assembly, whole genome shotgun sequence contains these proteins:
- the LOC115957536 gene encoding putative BPI/LBP family protein At1g04970 isoform X2, with translation MAPIILLIVLSSLFTPTSTQIQSNEEGFISVTISEKGLDFAKDVLIDKAISSIIPLQLLDIEKFVKIPLVGKVYMLLSNITIFHVDIASSYVNTGETGIVLVASGATANLSMSWQYSFRTWLVPIAITDDGDASVQVEGMEVGVTASLKNQEGNLKLSVLECGCHVKYISIKVNGGASWLYQGVVDAFEKKIATAVENAISKKIREGIIKLDSSLQSIPKQVPVYSIAVLNVTFVDNPVMSNTSIEFEINGLVTAKDAFVVSNYNHKGWKGSSSCSSPAKMIQISLQETFFNSISLVYFDEDYMHWIFDNVTDQSILNTAGWRYIVPQLYEKYPNDDMNLNISVSSPPIIKVAKDDINAFVNLDVTIDVIDSDEVIPAACISLEISTSGSAEILRNNLAGSVRLKDFSMYLKWSEIGDLQMHLLQNLYLRSDHHAKGAWRLQVSEVDSSVSVVAVLVFFFNHLDILPSGTETLTIYIYIKHHKYSESDGHGDLGV
- the LOC115957536 gene encoding putative BPI/LBP family protein At1g04970 isoform X3, yielding MAPIILLIVLSFLFTPTSTQIQSNDEGFISVTISEKGLDFAKDVLIDKAISSIIPLQLPDIEKFVKIPLVGKVYMLLSNITIFHVDIASSYVNTGETGIVLVASGATANLSMNWLYSYRTWLVPIAITDDGDASVQVEGMEVGVTASLKNQEGNLKLSVLECGCHVKYISIKVNGGASWLYQGVVDAFEKKIATAVENAISKKIREGIIKLDSSLQSIPKQVPVYSIAVLNVTFVDNPVMSNTSIEFEINGLVTAKDAFVVSNYNHKGWKGSSSCSSPAKMIQISLQETFFNSISLVYFDEDYMHWIFDNVTDQSILNTAGWRYIVPQLYEKYPNDDMNLNISVSSPPIIKVAKDDINAFVNLDVTIDVIDSDEVIPAACISLEISTSGSAEILRNNLAGSVRLKDFSMYLKWSEIGDLQMHLLQPVMSTILKTVFLPYVNLHLRKGFPLPILHGFTLQDAEIVYTDSTVIVYSDLASTKQYLYAAM
- the LOC115957536 gene encoding putative BPI/LBP family protein At1g04970 isoform X1; protein product: MAPIILLIVLSFLFTPTSTQIQSNDEGFISVTISEKGLDFAKDVLIDKAISSIIPLQLPDIEKFVKIPLVGKVYMLLSNITIFHVDIASSYVNTGETGIVLVASGATANLSMNWLYSYRTWLVPIAITDDGDASVQVEGMEVGVTASLKNQEGNLKLSVLECGCHVKYISIKVNGGASWLYQGVVDAFEKKIATAVENAISKKIREGIIKLDSSLQSIPKQVPVYSIAVLNVTFVDNPVMSNTSIEFEINGLVTAKDAFVVSNYNHKGWKGSSSCSSPAKMIQISLQETFFNSISLVYFDEDYMHWIFDNVTDQSILNTAGWRYIVPQLYEKYPNDDMNLNISVSSPPIIKVAKDDINAFVNLDVTIDVIDSDEVIPAACISLEISTSGSAEILRNNLAGSVRLKDFSMYLKWSEIGDLQMHLLQNLYLRSDHHAKGAWRLQVSEVDSSVSVVAVLVFFFNHLDILPSGTETLTIYIYIKHHKYSESDGHGDLGV